One Acidobacteriota bacterium genomic window carries:
- a CDS encoding TonB-dependent receptor, with protein MTSCSQYTTIKMKASLFAVLLFTLLSLFPVQVLAQSTTTGAITGRVIDSSRAVIPGASVSLRNLGTSTEATTVTDANGNYHFALLDPGNYSVSAAASGFQTTVRTVKVSLGRIQTADIELKVGAARQTVTVTTEVPLVETNNANISTTVNALQISQIPNPGNDLTFLAQMSPGTVMNTGAGYGNFSIYGLPATSNVFTVNGMNDMDPLFNTNNSGAVNLLMGQNNVQEATVVINGYSGEYGGLAGANINYVTKSGTNGFHGNANYFWNGRALDANSFFNNSTDTPRPFVNANQWSASLGGPIVKDKAFFFLDQEGIRLLIPTSTQTRIPSPEFENATINNLQNQGLGASVPFYNNIFSLYNGAPGASRATPLLACGDVGITDLPAGDPCVLGFRSTVGQLTTQWILAGRLDFNLGTRDRLFVSGRMDRGQQATLTDPISPIFNAGSNQPDDEGQIGWTRLMGTNKVNSFRATMQYYSAIFNAPDLNKALQTFPATMVFQDGSLTNLGGYNYIIPQGRNVTQYQFVDDYSWIMGNHNMKFGLNYARSLISNYDYGYLSNGELGLFGLSDFYNGGSTGDFLYKYFPSSLVQPFALYRLGFYAQDEWRVAHGLKLTLSIRGDHASNPVCQHDCFARTAQPFTSLNHDVNIPYNQAIQIGQRQEFVDMTNLAWQPRFGIAWQPFGAGHNVVVRGGIGLFYDGVAGITTESISQNPPYSNPFFVLFNNISPDESSNIFKDASDSNTAFLKAFATGGTLGSIVNQVPAFTPPNLASAEHTMRLPQYQEWNLEIQKGFGANTIVSVNYIGNHGIHELVPNFSINGYADNFVGMPAVPPDARFAQVNFLQPAGVSSYNGMTISFRHNFSHGLITANYTYGHALDILSNGGSTLPFIYSTNESTLYAQNPYNIKDNYGNADYDNRHNLNFAYVYDLPIRWLLFGHGWKPLVNGWQASGSLFTHSGFPYTVEDFTAQGNLGGQNFGGPIFATYLNNAAPTVACNSPDHPCLNASQFAPAANNPGRFGIQGRNRFIGPGYFNTDLGLSKTTSLPGWESARLALGFQFFNVLNHPNFDQPINNVADPQFGQILNTVSPPTSIYGSFLGADASPRLIQLRASITF; from the coding sequence ATGACTTCATGCTCCCAATATACGACCATTAAAATGAAAGCTTCGTTGTTTGCTGTGCTGTTGTTCACACTACTCTCACTTTTCCCAGTTCAAGTATTGGCACAGTCAACCACGACCGGAGCAATCACGGGTCGGGTGATCGACTCTTCGAGAGCAGTTATTCCAGGCGCTTCTGTTTCGCTCAGGAACCTGGGAACCAGCACTGAAGCAACAACTGTGACAGACGCAAACGGCAACTACCATTTTGCGCTGCTAGACCCGGGGAATTACTCCGTTTCTGCTGCGGCTTCCGGATTTCAAACCACTGTCCGCACGGTGAAAGTTTCTTTGGGAAGAATCCAAACTGCGGACATCGAGCTCAAGGTCGGTGCAGCCAGGCAGACCGTGACGGTTACGACAGAGGTGCCCCTGGTGGAGACCAATAACGCGAACATTTCCACGACGGTCAACGCGTTGCAGATTTCCCAGATCCCCAACCCTGGAAACGATTTGACTTTCCTGGCTCAGATGTCCCCCGGGACGGTGATGAATACGGGTGCGGGCTACGGAAATTTCTCAATTTATGGTTTGCCTGCCACGTCCAATGTGTTCACTGTCAACGGCATGAATGATATGGATCCGCTTTTTAACACAAACAACTCCGGGGCTGTGAACCTGCTGATGGGCCAGAACAACGTGCAAGAAGCAACCGTTGTCATCAATGGTTATTCGGGAGAGTATGGAGGACTGGCCGGCGCCAACATCAATTACGTGACAAAATCCGGGACAAACGGATTTCACGGAAACGCGAATTACTTCTGGAACGGCCGTGCGCTCGACGCAAACAGCTTTTTCAATAATTCCACCGATACGCCCCGCCCCTTCGTCAACGCCAATCAGTGGTCAGCCTCATTGGGTGGCCCGATCGTGAAGGACAAAGCGTTCTTCTTTTTGGATCAGGAAGGCATCCGCTTGCTGATTCCAACCAGCACGCAAACAAGAATACCCTCACCAGAATTTGAGAATGCGACCATCAACAATCTGCAGAACCAGGGTTTGGGCGCCTCCGTTCCCTTCTACAATAATATTTTCTCTCTTTACAACGGCGCCCCTGGGGCGAGTCGGGCCACACCGTTGCTGGCTTGTGGAGACGTGGGAATCACCGATCTTCCGGCAGGCGATCCATGCGTCCTAGGGTTTCGTTCGACTGTCGGGCAGCTCACTACTCAATGGATTCTCGCCGGCCGTCTGGACTTCAACCTCGGCACCAGAGACAGGCTATTCGTCAGCGGGAGGATGGACCGGGGACAACAGGCAACTCTCACCGATCCGATAAGCCCGATCTTCAACGCGGGCAGTAACCAGCCTGACGATGAGGGCCAAATCGGATGGACACGCTTGATGGGCACGAATAAAGTGAACTCGTTCCGGGCCACCATGCAGTATTATTCAGCAATTTTCAACGCTCCCGACCTGAATAAAGCGCTGCAAACTTTCCCTGCTACGATGGTTTTTCAGGACGGGTCCCTCACGAACCTGGGAGGTTATAATTACATAATCCCCCAGGGACGGAATGTCACCCAATACCAATTTGTGGACGATTACTCGTGGATAATGGGAAACCACAATATGAAGTTTGGGCTCAATTACGCCCGCAGCCTCATCAGCAATTACGACTATGGTTACTTGTCGAACGGAGAGCTCGGTCTTTTCGGACTTTCGGATTTCTACAACGGTGGCTCTACGGGGGATTTCCTTTACAAATATTTCCCGTCTTCGCTGGTTCAGCCTTTTGCTCTATATCGCCTGGGATTTTATGCTCAGGACGAATGGAGAGTGGCGCACGGTCTTAAACTAACGCTGTCCATAAGGGGTGACCATGCCTCAAACCCCGTTTGTCAGCACGACTGCTTTGCCCGCACCGCACAGCCTTTTACCAGCCTGAACCACGATGTAAATATCCCCTATAACCAGGCCATTCAGATCGGACAGCGCCAGGAATTTGTGGATATGACCAACCTCGCCTGGCAGCCCCGTTTTGGAATTGCCTGGCAGCCCTTTGGGGCAGGGCACAACGTGGTTGTGCGCGGTGGAATCGGCTTGTTTTACGATGGCGTTGCAGGCATAACGACGGAAAGTATTTCGCAAAATCCTCCTTATTCGAATCCGTTTTTCGTACTCTTCAACAACATCTCTCCGGACGAGTCATCCAATATTTTTAAGGATGCCTCAGATTCCAATACGGCTTTTCTAAAGGCTTTTGCAACGGGTGGAACGTTGGGAAGCATAGTAAATCAAGTACCCGCCTTTACGCCCCCTAACCTTGCAAGCGCGGAGCATACGATGCGCTTGCCTCAATACCAGGAGTGGAACCTGGAGATTCAGAAGGGGTTTGGGGCGAATACCATCGTAAGCGTCAATTACATCGGGAACCACGGCATCCACGAGTTGGTACCGAATTTTTCCATCAACGGATATGCAGACAATTTTGTGGGCATGCCAGCAGTTCCCCCAGATGCGAGATTTGCGCAGGTCAACTTTCTGCAACCCGCCGGAGTTTCAAGTTACAACGGCATGACCATTTCCTTCCGACATAACTTTTCACATGGCCTGATCACAGCGAATTATACATATGGCCATGCCTTGGACATCCTCTCGAACGGCGGGAGCACTCTGCCCTTTATTTACAGTACCAACGAAAGTACGCTTTACGCGCAGAACCCTTATAACATTAAGGATAACTATGGCAACGCCGATTACGACAATCGGCACAATCTGAACTTCGCATATGTGTATGACCTCCCCATTCGGTGGCTGTTGTTTGGCCACGGATGGAAGCCCTTGGTAAACGGTTGGCAGGCTTCCGGCTCTCTTTTTACGCATTCGGGGTTTCCCTACACCGTCGAGGATTTCACCGCACAGGGCAATCTGGGTGGACAGAATTTCGGCGGGCCTATTTTCGCTACCTACCTGAATAATGCGGCTCCGACGGTTGCATGCAACAGCCCGGATCATCCGTGCCTTAATGCTTCGCAGTTCGCACCGGCCGCCAACAACCCAGGCCGATTCGGGATACAAGGAAGAAACCGATTCATTGGACCAGGATATTTCAATACTGACCTCGGCCTCAGCAAAACCACATCATTGCCAGGCTGGGAGTCGGCCAGGCTTGCACTTGGTTTCCAATTTTTTAACGTGCTTAATCATCCGAATTTCGACCAGCCCATCAACAACGTGGCGGATCCCCAGTTTGGGCAAATTCTTAATACTGTCAGCCCGCCAACCAGCATCTACGGGTCGTTCCTGGGCGCCGACGCGTCACCTCGGCTAATCCAGTTACGGGCTTCCATTACGTTTTAG
- the mutY gene encoding A/G-specific adenine glycosylase, with the protein MVFSDRSRAAQARRSLLRWYQRRSRALPWRSSSAPYAVWLSEVMLQQTQIETVIPFYQRFLREFPTVEHLANAPLERVLELWSGLGYYRRARNLHRAAQELVEKYKGRFPREVALARSLPGVGDYTAKAVLSIAYNRPFAVLDGNVARVMARVLAVSGSLPQPEFRRTVQEELDLLLSRRSPGNFNQAMMELGQTVCLPQSPQCSLCPLKPWCKSFHSGNPEAFPDPKPRRQSEKWHMAVAILHKNQQVMLLRGLDDGLLDDLWNFPSALGKTGNEALKSLKVKLSASLAVVPSLKGPSYQLRHNITYRLIRVQVYKGHFRGETPMDGFRWFHPRSIARGAVSELARKIAREMNNTASRQQDKL; encoded by the coding sequence ATGGTATTTTCTGACCGTTCCCGCGCCGCCCAGGCCCGTCGATCGCTGCTCCGCTGGTACCAGCGCCGTTCCCGTGCCCTTCCCTGGCGCAGCTCCAGTGCCCCCTATGCCGTGTGGCTTTCGGAAGTTATGCTCCAGCAGACGCAGATTGAAACTGTCATCCCTTTTTACCAGCGCTTCCTTCGCGAATTTCCAACCGTTGAGCATCTGGCAAATGCCCCGCTCGAGCGGGTGCTGGAACTCTGGTCGGGCCTCGGCTATTACCGCCGGGCTCGCAATCTCCACCGGGCAGCGCAGGAGCTGGTTGAAAAGTACAAGGGGCGGTTTCCCAGGGAAGTGGCGCTGGCGCGGTCTCTCCCCGGCGTGGGAGACTACACGGCCAAGGCAGTGCTGAGCATCGCTTATAACAGGCCGTTTGCGGTCCTTGACGGAAATGTGGCGCGGGTAATGGCCCGGGTGCTTGCGGTCAGTGGTAGCCTTCCCCAACCTGAATTTCGTCGCACCGTTCAGGAAGAACTCGATCTGCTTTTATCACGGCGGAGCCCCGGCAATTTCAATCAGGCTATGATGGAATTAGGCCAAACCGTTTGCCTGCCACAATCGCCACAGTGCTCATTGTGCCCGTTAAAGCCCTGGTGCAAGAGCTTCCATTCTGGAAACCCCGAAGCATTTCCTGATCCCAAGCCTCGCCGGCAGTCTGAAAAGTGGCACATGGCCGTGGCTATTCTTCATAAGAATCAACAAGTTATGTTGTTACGTGGCCTCGATGACGGGCTTCTTGATGACTTGTGGAATTTCCCTTCTGCTCTCGGAAAGACCGGCAACGAGGCCCTGAAGTCACTAAAGGTGAAACTGAGCGCCTCGCTGGCGGTTGTCCCTTCATTGAAAGGACCTTCATACCAGCTTCGGCACAACATTACCTACCGTCTCATCAGAGTCCAGGTTTACAAAGGGCATTTCCGCGGAGAAACCCCTATGGATGGTTTCCGCTGGTTCCACCCGCGTTCCATTGCACGCGGAGCAGTCTCCGAACTAGCGCGGAAGATTGCCAGAGAGATGAACAACACGGCTTCGAGGCAGCAGGACAAACTTTAG
- a CDS encoding Si-specific NAD(P)(+) transhydrogenase has product MLVIGSGPAGHHAAIQAAKLGKKVAVAERKGVVGGVSINLGTIPSKTLREAVLYLSGYREHDLYGASYTVKQNITKDDLFFRTQHVISHEIDVFRHQMQRNRVELINAEASFVDPHTVRLDFIAEAGHRDVTAEHIVIAVGTSATKDPHIPFDGRLIFTSDEVLSLDQLPRSLTVVGAGVVGCEYTSIFATLGIRVTLIDMRPRLLPFVDGEIVDALAYHLRNNRVTLWLNEKVEGIEPQERERGGGVAIHLASGKKIFSEKALYSIGRTGSSERLNLAAAGLSADDRGRLKVNDHYQTSQPHIYAAGDIIGFPSLASSSMEQGRMASCHAFGVETTSVPELFPYGIYTIPEISMVGRTEETLTEQGVPYEVGKAQYKETARGQIVGDVTGLLKLVFHLETRELLGVHIIGDDASDLVHIGQAVLSFGGNIDYFVNTVFNYPTLAECYKNAAFDGINRLRL; this is encoded by the coding sequence ATGCTGGTGATTGGCTCGGGGCCGGCGGGCCACCATGCGGCGATTCAGGCGGCCAAGCTGGGCAAGAAGGTTGCTGTGGCGGAGCGCAAAGGAGTGGTGGGTGGCGTCTCCATCAACCTGGGCACGATACCCAGCAAGACGTTGCGCGAGGCTGTGCTCTACCTTTCCGGCTACCGTGAGCACGATCTTTACGGCGCGTCCTACACGGTTAAACAGAACATTACGAAAGATGACCTGTTCTTTCGCACTCAGCATGTGATCAGCCATGAGATAGATGTCTTCCGCCACCAGATGCAGCGGAACCGGGTGGAATTGATCAATGCGGAAGCATCATTCGTTGATCCGCATACGGTGCGCCTGGATTTTATCGCCGAGGCCGGACACCGTGACGTGACCGCCGAGCATATCGTGATCGCTGTAGGCACATCGGCAACGAAGGACCCGCACATTCCTTTTGACGGGCGACTGATTTTCACCAGCGATGAAGTCCTGTCTCTCGACCAGTTACCGCGAAGCCTTACGGTGGTGGGTGCCGGAGTGGTTGGATGCGAATATACCAGCATTTTTGCCACCCTCGGCATTCGCGTCACCTTGATCGACATGCGGCCGCGCCTGCTTCCGTTCGTCGACGGGGAAATCGTGGACGCGCTGGCCTACCACCTGCGAAACAACCGTGTAACACTGTGGCTGAACGAGAAGGTGGAGGGAATCGAACCTCAGGAACGCGAACGCGGCGGCGGAGTTGCAATCCATCTGGCCAGCGGCAAGAAGATTTTTTCAGAGAAAGCCCTTTATAGCATAGGCCGCACGGGATCGAGCGAGCGATTGAACCTTGCGGCGGCCGGCCTCTCCGCTGACGACCGCGGGCGGCTGAAAGTGAATGACCATTACCAGACGAGCCAGCCGCATATCTACGCAGCCGGCGACATCATCGGCTTTCCCAGTCTGGCCTCGAGTTCGATGGAGCAGGGAAGGATGGCGTCGTGTCACGCTTTTGGTGTGGAAACGACCAGCGTGCCCGAGTTGTTTCCCTATGGCATTTACACCATTCCGGAAATCTCCATGGTAGGCCGGACAGAGGAAACCTTGACCGAACAGGGCGTTCCCTACGAGGTTGGCAAAGCGCAGTACAAGGAGACTGCGCGCGGCCAGATCGTCGGCGACGTTACAGGGTTGCTGAAACTGGTTTTCCATCTGGAGACCCGGGAACTGCTGGGCGTGCACATTATTGGAGATGACGCCAGCGATCTGGTGCATATTGGCCAGGCGGTACTTTCCTTTGGCGGCAATATCGACTATTTTGTGAATACCGTTTTCAATTACCCGACGCTCGCCGAGTGTTATAAGAACGCTGCTTTCGACGGCATTAACCGGCTGCGGTTGTAG
- the ribD gene encoding bifunctional diaminohydroxyphosphoribosylaminopyrimidine deaminase/5-amino-6-(5-phosphoribosylamino)uracil reductase RibD, which yields MRPRTSPRSPETYMRMALRLARQCPGLPYPNPWVGCVIVRGGRVVGRGFHHGAGTSHAEVEALQDAGPRARGATLYVTLEPCCHHGRTPPCTDSILRAGIREVYYAMKDPNPLVAGKGARLLHRHGLRVRCGLGSGEAFALNEMFVKFQSAGLPFVTAKVATSLDGKIATRTGQSKWITDEAARSRARRLRGEHQAVLVGINTVLSDDPHLGPRIRGAKEPWRIVLDSRLRIPPDSKVVKSGKCIVACTTEASPAKKARLECAGVKVLSFRGKQVPIRALLRRLAREEIISLLVEGGGEVLGSFFDLRLVDRVCWFLSPLVLGSVRSRVAVAGTGAGKLDQACRLQNVTIEKAGNSWLFQARVTPAARH from the coding sequence TTGCGCCCACGAACCTCACCCCGGTCGCCGGAAACCTACATGCGCATGGCGCTTCGCCTGGCGCGCCAATGTCCAGGGCTGCCTTATCCGAATCCGTGGGTCGGCTGTGTCATTGTTCGCGGCGGGCGCGTGGTCGGAAGAGGATTCCATCACGGCGCGGGCACAAGCCACGCGGAAGTTGAAGCATTGCAGGATGCCGGCCCGCGCGCACGCGGCGCCACGCTCTACGTCACACTCGAGCCCTGCTGCCACCATGGGCGGACACCGCCCTGCACGGACTCCATCCTCAGGGCCGGAATCCGAGAAGTCTACTACGCAATGAAGGACCCCAACCCGTTGGTTGCCGGCAAAGGCGCGCGCCTCCTCCATCGGCACGGGCTTCGAGTCCGTTGCGGACTCGGCTCGGGCGAAGCATTTGCTTTGAACGAGATGTTTGTGAAGTTCCAGTCAGCGGGCTTGCCGTTCGTCACGGCCAAAGTGGCGACCAGCCTGGATGGAAAGATTGCAACACGGACCGGGCAGTCAAAGTGGATCACGGACGAGGCAGCCCGGAGCCGCGCAAGGCGTCTGCGGGGCGAGCATCAGGCTGTCCTTGTGGGAATTAATACCGTGTTGAGTGACGATCCGCACCTGGGGCCGCGAATACGCGGCGCGAAAGAACCCTGGCGGATCGTTCTCGATTCCCGGCTGCGTATTCCACCCGACAGCAAGGTCGTGAAATCAGGGAAGTGCATTGTCGCTTGCACCACAGAAGCTAGTCCGGCGAAAAAAGCCCGCCTGGAATGCGCCGGCGTAAAAGTATTGTCGTTCCGCGGCAAGCAGGTACCCATTCGCGCCTTGCTTAGGCGTCTAGCCAGAGAAGAAATCATCAGCCTGCTGGTTGAAGGGGGTGGCGAAGTTCTGGGAAGCTTCTTCGACTTGCGCCTCGTAGACAGAGTGTGCTGGTTTCTTTCACCGCTTGTCCTGGGTTCCGTCCGAAGCCGCGTTGCAGTGGCGGGGACAGGTGCGGGCAAGCTCGACCAGGCGTGCCGCCTTCAGAATGTCACAATCGAGAAAGCTGGAAATTCTTGGTTGTTCCAGGCAAGAGTGACACCTGCCGCAAGGCATTGA
- a CDS encoding menaquinone biosynthesis decarboxylase: MAYNDLREFITRLEREKELKRIGVEVDVDLEMTEITDRVSKAEGPALLFEKPRSAKDGWNYSIPLLINTLGTKKRMELALEVSSLDDVAKRIDDLLAMKPPEGLLDKVKMLPKVAELGSFFPKTVKSGPVKEVIQRDGASLAELPVMQCWPQDGGRFITWPMVVTRSPKNGRRNVGCYRMQVFDERTTGMHWQVHKGGAEHFRWLDRQGKGRRMDVAVAIGADPVTMLAGIMPLPEDLDEFLFAGFLRQKPVELVRCETVGLEVPANAEIVLEGYVDLDDIRVEGPFGDHTGYYSLQDNFPAFHLTCITRRKNPIYVSTIVGPPPMEDYWMGHAVERIFLPLMRQQMPEVVDMHMPPQGVFHNLIIVSIRKSYPGHARKVMNAIWGLPGAMFSKCIVVVDHDVDVHNLGEVAWKAFNHIDPERDIQFVLGPVDQLEHASRLPNFGSKMGVDATTKWPAEGFTRPWPDEIIMDDETKRKVDGLWKTLRIDLPPHR, from the coding sequence GTGGCGTACAACGATCTTCGCGAATTTATCACCCGGCTGGAACGGGAAAAGGAACTGAAGCGGATTGGCGTCGAGGTTGACGTGGACCTCGAAATGACCGAGATCACCGACCGAGTTTCCAAGGCGGAAGGCCCGGCCCTGCTTTTTGAAAAGCCACGCTCGGCAAAAGACGGCTGGAACTATTCCATTCCGCTTCTGATCAACACGCTCGGGACAAAGAAGCGGATGGAACTGGCGCTCGAGGTATCTTCTCTTGATGACGTGGCTAAGCGCATCGACGACCTACTGGCCATGAAGCCGCCCGAGGGCCTGCTGGACAAAGTGAAAATGTTGCCGAAGGTTGCCGAACTTGGCTCTTTCTTCCCGAAGACCGTGAAGAGCGGCCCGGTAAAAGAAGTCATCCAGCGCGACGGCGCATCCCTGGCGGAGCTGCCGGTGATGCAATGCTGGCCGCAGGACGGCGGACGGTTCATCACCTGGCCTATGGTGGTGACGCGCAGCCCAAAGAACGGCCGCCGCAACGTTGGCTGTTACAGGATGCAGGTTTTTGATGAGCGGACCACCGGCATGCACTGGCAGGTCCACAAGGGTGGAGCGGAACATTTTCGCTGGCTTGACCGCCAGGGCAAAGGCCGCCGCATGGATGTGGCCGTGGCCATCGGCGCCGATCCGGTCACCATGCTGGCAGGCATCATGCCCTTGCCGGAGGACTTGGATGAGTTTCTCTTTGCGGGTTTTCTCCGCCAGAAGCCGGTGGAGCTCGTCCGCTGCGAAACGGTGGGCCTGGAGGTTCCCGCCAACGCGGAAATCGTTCTGGAAGGGTATGTTGATCTCGATGACATCCGCGTGGAAGGTCCATTTGGCGACCATACCGGCTACTATTCGCTCCAGGACAATTTCCCGGCGTTTCATCTCACCTGCATCACGCGGCGGAAGAACCCGATCTATGTTTCCACGATTGTTGGCCCTCCGCCGATGGAGGATTACTGGATGGGTCATGCGGTCGAGCGCATCTTTCTGCCGCTGATGCGCCAGCAGATGCCGGAAGTTGTGGATATGCACATGCCGCCCCAGGGCGTGTTCCACAACCTCATCATCGTCTCGATTCGCAAGAGCTATCCCGGCCACGCGCGCAAGGTGATGAATGCCATCTGGGGATTGCCGGGCGCCATGTTTTCAAAGTGCATCGTGGTGGTGGACCATGATGTTGACGTTCACAACCTCGGCGAGGTGGCCTGGAAGGCTTTTAATCACATCGATCCGGAGCGCGACATCCAGTTTGTGCTGGGGCCCGTGGACCAGCTCGAGCATGCTTCGCGGCTGCCGAATTTCGGTTCAAAGATGGGCGTCGACGCCACCACAAAGTGGCCCGCGGAAGGATTCACCCGCCCCTGGCCTGACGAAATCATCATGGACGATGAGACCAAAAGAAAAGTGGATGGCCTCTGGAAAACCCTGAGAATTGATTTGCCTCCGCACAGGTAG
- a CDS encoding VWA domain-containing protein, with amino-acid sequence MQCRAGGRHMRAARVFSAFALAGAPSFEGRFMTDCQIGSASYGSKWAVRLLLCCVLAVLFFSLPAHSSQKRSKRHQAATKRPPGAIIHSPASPPVQICVVVRNARGETVSNLRQSDFRLWDNNRLQRISDFAGNIIPEPVQDLNTPGSVRYTAIYFDDLHYDFTDTIRVTDSAYSFFKSTLGQRNKVGVFTASGEITLNFTDDREKLHKALLAIKPHLPSAALAKTCPPLMDFQALMLLYGNDPLALRIALDDMNACSAHDGQEDPPTSSLPVATLKRMTESINIRARQVIAESEIQSRKTLDGLDRLVTQVSTLPDPRSIVVASPGFPAASQAREIDLLARRATSLHIIISTLDVTGLIRQLPMPTPTQNGRLDEEREAIVTAKNQMAADRASMAVDVLQDLSTRTGGNFIANMDDLESGFKAAIPLPAAYYVLGYAPTDSREDGRFHSVHVQLVRHGLVGVQSPSGYYAPGSAAEVARSSLRDRHSRSRRQ; translated from the coding sequence ATGCAGTGTCGAGCGGGAGGTCGGCACATGCGCGCAGCGCGGGTTTTCTCTGCATTCGCCCTGGCGGGAGCACCCTCCTTCGAAGGTCGTTTCATGACGGATTGCCAAATTGGTTCTGCAAGCTATGGGTCCAAGTGGGCCGTCAGATTGCTTCTGTGCTGCGTTCTTGCGGTTCTGTTTTTCAGCCTTCCGGCGCACAGCAGCCAGAAGCGGAGCAAGCGCCATCAAGCTGCTACGAAACGACCTCCTGGCGCGATTATCCATTCACCTGCGTCGCCTCCGGTGCAAATTTGCGTAGTGGTCCGCAACGCGCGGGGAGAAACAGTCAGCAATCTGCGCCAAAGCGACTTCCGCCTCTGGGACAACAATCGCTTACAGCGGATCAGCGATTTTGCCGGCAACATCATTCCCGAGCCTGTTCAGGACCTGAACACTCCCGGAAGCGTCCGTTATACTGCAATCTATTTCGATGATCTGCATTACGATTTTACGGACACCATCCGCGTTACGGACAGCGCCTATTCCTTCTTCAAATCAACACTGGGACAGCGGAATAAGGTGGGCGTGTTCACCGCGTCAGGCGAGATAACCCTCAACTTCACTGACGACCGGGAAAAACTCCACAAGGCTTTGCTGGCGATAAAGCCTCACCTTCCATCAGCAGCCCTGGCGAAAACCTGCCCTCCACTCATGGACTTTCAGGCCCTGATGTTGCTTTACGGCAATGATCCCCTGGCGCTGAGAATTGCCCTTGACGACATGAATGCCTGCAGCGCGCATGATGGCCAGGAAGATCCCCCCACGAGCAGCCTGCCGGTTGCAACGCTCAAACGGATGACCGAAAGCATCAACATCCGCGCCAGGCAGGTGATTGCTGAAAGTGAAATCCAGTCCCGCAAGACACTGGACGGGCTGGATCGCCTGGTCACCCAGGTTTCCACTCTCCCCGACCCGCGCAGCATTGTCGTGGCATCTCCCGGATTTCCTGCAGCCTCGCAGGCGAGGGAGATCGACCTGCTCGCGAGACGTGCAACAAGCCTTCACATCATCATCAGCACTCTGGACGTCACCGGCCTGATCAGGCAGCTTCCAATGCCCACCCCTACGCAAAACGGCAGGCTGGACGAAGAAAGGGAAGCCATCGTGACCGCAAAAAACCAGATGGCGGCTGACAGGGCATCGATGGCAGTCGACGTACTTCAGGACCTGTCCACCAGGACCGGGGGCAACTTCATCGCCAATATGGACGACCTGGAGTCGGGATTCAAAGCGGCCATTCCTCTGCCAGCCGCCTACTACGTGCTGGGATACGCTCCGACTGATTCCAGGGAGGACGGCCGTTTCCACAGCGTCCACGTCCAGTTGGTCAGGCACGGTCTTGTGGGAGTACAGTCGCCTTCCGGCTACTACGCGCCCGGTTCCGCCGCGGAAGTCGCGCGGTCATCCCTTCGCGACCGACATTCAAGGAGCCGCCGGCAGTAG